One window of the Anopheles cruzii chromosome 2, idAnoCruzAS_RS32_06, whole genome shotgun sequence genome contains the following:
- the LOC128269384 gene encoding 60S ribosomal protein L27a, whose protein sequence is MVNLRKRKKTRKLRGHVSHGHGRVGKHRKHPGGRGNAGGMHHHRINFDKYHPGYFGKVGMRNFHLNRNHKFCPTINLTKLWSLVSEEKRAECKKNPEKVPVVDLVKFGYYKLLGTGVLPKQPIIVKAKMFSRKAEEKVKLSGGACVLRA, encoded by the exons ATGGTC AATCtgagaaaaaggaagaagacCAGGAAGCTGCGTGGTCATGTCAGCCACGGACACGGTCGTGTCG GCAAGCACCGTAAGCATCCTGGTGGTCGTGGTAACGCTGGTGGTATGCACCACCATCGGATCAATTTCGACAAATACCATCCGGGTTACTTCGGTAAGGTCGGTATGAGGAACTTCCACCTGAACCGCAACCATAAGTTCTGCCCGACCATTAACCTCACCAAGCTGTGGTCGCTGGTCAGCGAGGAGAAGCGCGCCGAGTGCAAGAAGAACCCGGAAAAGGTTCCGGTCGTCGATTTGGTTAAGTTC GGATACTACAAACTGCTCGGCACCGGTGTCTTGCCCAAGCAGCCGATCATCGTGAAGGCGAAAATGTTCTCGCGAAAGGCCGAAGAGAAAGTTAAGCTGTCCGGAGGCGCTTGCGTCCTGCGTGCTTAg
- the LOC128269139 gene encoding hexamerin-1.1-like — MRKTTFWLLTIFCALLPISFGTYVPTSQTKVNGVPVQYADQEFLAKQKFFFEILRHLHQPIAVDEYLPHAKQWIVDQSKYLNFTEANEFMQSFKQGFLQKGVIFTIYNYWYAKQTLQLYRFFQNAIDWDTYYKNVIWARQNTNEGMFLFALTLSVMHRPDLQGIVLPAIYELYPHYFFNADVFQDAANRREQDTEYGFDSKKSYNVARSNYTATFATQFYGEGTLSYFTEDVGLNAYYYYFMMDYAPFLGGDALGLNKDRRGELYLFMYQQLLARYYLERHSNGLGPIQGLTWESPIATGYYPMLRYWNGIPFRARENNFLLRPYDPVKLNGLKAKEERIRQAIDLGYVMTRDGQRMDLRQPEAIDIVGNLVSGSVDSVNVDYYKMIETTSRMILAQGDYYGSASEVWPGPLMHYETSMRDPAFYQFYDRLLSFYWDFKSFLPPYTVGQLKFDGVELQSVVVDKLVTFFEPFDVDISNGLAFNYGDNRSTWNFTVLARRDRLNHKPFSYVMNVSSQSAGKGVVRMYMGPRLFNINQLQYMKKFFVEMDQYVVDLVAGGNEIKRNTRDFFYDIRDRTTYSELYKRTMRAYRGEDQFVLDMSEVHCGWPDRLLLPKGHPEGYPMTFFFIITPHYPPKVPQFSTFNFTYSCGTGSGSKYIDALPFGFPFDREINFSNFPTKNMLFTDVSVFHVNGNQPNESH; from the exons ATGAGGAAGACTACTTTTTGGTTGTtgaccattttttgtgccctgTTGCCGATTAGTTTTGGCACATACGTACCAACATCGCAAACAAAAGTAAACGGAGTTCCCGTCCAATATG CTGATCAGGAATTTCTTGCAAAACAgaagtttttcttcgaaaTCCTGCGTCATCTTCACCAGCCGATTGCTGTCGATGAGTACTTGCCTCacgcaaaacaatggatcgTGGACCAGAGCAAATATTTG aaCTTCACGGAAGCGAATGAATTTATGCAATCATTTAAGCAAGGATTTTTGCAAAAAGGAGTCATCTTCACCATCTACAACTATTGGTACGCCAAGCAGACTCTGCAGCTCTATCGCTTCTTTCAAAACGCTATCGACTGGGATACGTACTACAAAAATGTCATTTGGGCCCGGCAGAACACGAACGAAGGAATGTTCCTGTTCGCCCTGACGCTCTCCGTAATGCATCGACCGGATCTGCAGGGCATCGTGCTGCCGGCGATCTACGAGCTTTATCCGCACTACTTCTTCAATGCCGATGTTTTCCAGGACGCAGCGAACCGTCGCGAGCAGGACACCGAGTATGGTTTTGATTCGAAGAAAAGCTACAACGTGGCTCGTTCGAACTACACGGCCACGTTCGCCACGCAGTTCTACGGCGAAGGGACACTGTCGTACTTTACCGAGGATGTTGGTTTAAACGCGTATTACTATTACTTCATGATGGACTACGCGCCGTTTCTGGGCGGTGATGCGCTCGGTCTTAACAAGGATCGCCGGGGAGAGTTGTACTTGTTTATGTATCAGCAGTTACTGGCGCGCTACTACCTTGAACGGCACTCGAACGGACTTGGGCCGATACAGGGGCTAACGTGGGAATCACCTATAGCGACCGGGTACTACCCGATGCTGCGATACTGGAACGGGATACCGTTCCGAGCACGTGAGAATAACTTCCTGTTACGTCCTTACGATCCCGTGAAATTGAACGGTTTGAAGGCCAAAGAAGAGCGGATTCGGCAGGCGATCGATCTGGGTTACGTCATGACACGTGACGGTCAGCGGATGGATTTGCGACAACCGGAAGCCATCGATATCGTGGGTAACCTCGTCAGCGGCAGTGTTGACAGTGTAAACGTGGACTACTACAAGATGATCGAAACAACGTCGCGAATGATTCTAGCGCAGGGGGACTATTATGGATCCGCCAGCGAAGTGTGGCCAGGACCTCTGATGCACTACGAAACATCGATGCGTGACCCAGCATTCTACCAGTTTTATGACCGGCTGCTGAGCTTCTACTGGGACTTTAAGAGCTTCCTGCCACCGTATACAGTCGGCCAGTTGAAGTTCGATGGGGTGGAGCTGCAGAGTGTTGTAGTGGACAAATTGGTCACCTTTTTCGAGCCCTTCGACGTGGACATTAGCAATGGGCTTGCGTTTAACTACGGAGACAATCGGTCTACGTGGAACTTCACCGTGCTGGCGAGGCGTGATCGTCTTAATCACAAACCGTTCAGTTACGTCATGAATGTCAGCTCGCAATCAGCCGGAAAAGGTGTGGTCCGGATGTACATGGGGCCAAGGCTTTTTAACATCAATCAGCTGCAGTACATGAAGAAATTTTTCGTAGAAATGGACCAGTACGTGGTGGATCTGGTTGCAGGGGGCAATGAGATAAAACGAAACACTCGCGACTTCTTCTACGACATTCGCGACCGGACGACCTACTCCGAGCTGTACAAGCGGACCATGCGGGCGTACCGCGGTGAGGATCAGTTCGTGCTCGATATGTCGGAAGTGCACTGCGGGTGGCCAGATCGGTTGCTACTGCCCAAGGGTCATCCCGAAGGGTATCCGATGACCTTCTTTTTCATCATCACCCCGCACTATCCACCGAAGGTGCCTCAGTTTTCAACCTTTAACTTCACGTATAGCTGTGGCACTGGCTCGGGCTCGAAGTACATCGACGCGCTGCCCTTCGGATTTCCGTTTGACCGCGAGATTAACTTCAGTAACTTTCCCACGAAAAATATGCTCTTCACCGACGTGTCGGTGTTTCATGTAAACGGCAACCAGCCGAATGAGTCCCACTGA
- the LOC128268860 gene encoding FHIP family protein AGAP011705 — translation MSWLRSSPLRQSYTKSAGGAGGGGNGTRSGAGGGLSMIRPFDATECDPKACYDSFCIHWQQAYEIILRSENYRSQSHDDVLGVVTHLDHMVTLLLVELHHCNKLSLPGQPAPPAPCLEHLLSENLLDKLYEWGIKTGRYANAVRLEQLKLYEQLVSHSRHQLLVHEPFLRPLLKLLASSQNEIYPPDVEKRLVILLNQLCVVLMQNVHLLDLFFFTTTQTQQSSGQHLTNGGHTNFIIFSLLIPYVHREGSLGHQARDALLLCMALSQKNSNVGTYIATYSSICPVLVTGLGGLYSRLPNQIDIRTADWYRITTDDVTELPELTLFMNSLEFCNAVVQVAHSMIRQQLLDFLYQGFLVPVLGPAILQTLKGQSQFQTNVESQVSAMAYFDLIVRSISEPGLIQIVIRFLLDEDKFDGQRILDVLVERLNSNDPRLCMVTLSLFDSLLSLNCEDIMLELMLKYLLQCKHVPISHRFKINRADPYTQAVEYFLNITPDIMRKVNSVLSINNNNNSHSGGGSGTTNTNSGAPHGLLPLGNRASGINSNMNVSKTVGANWNHYGVNTGETLLANYQAYLLDARNRIVHCKQACDQWNNVYRYQKLSKVSLLSASQGPATATSSSNGSNSNGPSSLTHPDDGGLRTLKVQLIKAFLQEFNSASAVPSDHEQPSGASAIMFGEGGSSVATSSSGGKQLDSLQSIGESSGYESLNIFSQPTGNDQQQQQQVAALVDAQQQQQPPKRLDSWKISNVPEETIGDLDLSEDLFAQGTVSLGPFLTAIWGKLQTFTSNCLYVNLHLTGLISHLTLYPLPLLHSILLRPDIPTTSDTPSFHQVLKILKQQIDAELPDTDESLEIVDVARSYLVDREFRLVNMRKNAIESSVTGGGGGGVGGGLAGIQLLNGGGSTMTSSLSQTTPMQLTPSSSYDPFKRQDSKRKSISNSFSNIFRRPGSVASSGIAQIVEFFTGSNSSSNGLNQSPNGRSHSGPTGPMAVTNQQPPILGTNSSTSVHHHHPVTSGGLLGGTSNNRRELREAETQFMSIDTMSPANSRVSSVAVESGSESATRQPSASGHEHGLANYSVGSERQLNLAIGAVLLDEWLRELSAITQEQCIMMLSEQVQQQTPRATS, via the exons ATGAGTTGGTTACGATCGAGTCCGTTGCGCCAAAGCTATACCAAATCCGCTGGTGgtgcgggcggcggcggcaacggaacacggtccggggccggcggtgggCTGTCCATGATCCGGCCGTTCGATGCGACCGAATGTGACCCGAAAGCGTGCTACGACAGTTTTTGCATCCACTGGCAGCAAGCGTACGAAATCATTCTGCGATCGGAG AACTATCGGAGCCAATCGCACGACGATGTGCTCGGCGTTGTCACGCATCTTGACCACATGGTGACGCTGCTGCTTGTGGAGCTGCACCATTGCAACAAGCTGAGTCTGCCCGGCCAACCGGCACCCCCGGCACCCTGCTTGGAGCATCTGCTGAGCGAAAACCTGCTCGACAAACTCTACGAGTGGGGCATCAAAACGGGACG GTATGCCAATGCCGTCCGGTTGGAGCAGTTGAAGCTGTACGAGCAACTGGTGAGCCACTCGCGCCACCAGCTACTGGTGCACGAGCCGTTCCTGAGGCCGCTGCTGAAGTTGCTGGCCTCGAGCCAGAACGAAATCTATCCGCCGGATGTCGAGAAACGGTTGGTGATCCTGCTGAACCAACTGTGCGTGGTGCTGATGCAGAACGTCCATCTGCTCGATCTGTTCTTCTTCACCACCACGCAAACCCAGCAGAGCAGCGGCCAGCATCTCACCAACGGTGGTCACACCAA TTTCATCATCTTCTCGCTGCTGATACCGTACGTGCACCGGGAGGGGTCGCTGGGTCATCAGGCGCGCGATGCACTGCTCCTCTGCATGGCCCTGTCGCAGAAGAACTCGAATGTGGGCACCTACATCGCGACCTACTCGTCCATctgcccggtgctggtgaccGGGCTCGGTGGCCTCTACTCGCGGCTCCCGAATCAGATCGACATCCGAACGGCCGACTGGTACCGCATCACGACCGACGACGTGACGGAGCTGCCGGAGCTGACGCTGTTCATGAATTCGCTCGAATTCTGCAACGCGGTCGTGCAGGTCGCGCACTCGATGATtcgccagcagctgctcgactTCCTCTACCAGGGCTTCCTGGTGCCGGTCCTGGGGCCGGCGATACTGCAG ACACTTAAAGGGCAAAGTCAATTCCAGACGAACGTCGAATCGCAGGTGTCGGCCATGGCCTATTTCGATCTGATCGTGCGCTCGATCAGCGAACCGGGGCTGATACAGATCGTGATCCGCTTTCTGCTCGACGAGGACAAGTTCGACGGCCAGCGGATACTGGACGTGCTGGTGGAACGTCTAAACAGCAATGACCCGCGG CTTTGCATGGTCACGCTGTCGCTGTTCGACAGTTTGCTGAGCCTGAACTGCGAGGACATTATGCTGGAGCTGATGCTCAAGTACTTGTTGCAGTGCAAGCACGTACCGATATCGCACCGGTTCAAAATCAACCGCGCCGATCCGTACACGCAGGCCGTCGAGTACTTCCTCAACATCACGCCCGACATCATGCGGAAGGTGAACAGTGTGCTGAGtattaacaacaacaacaacagccacagcggaggcggcagcggcaccaccaacaccaacagcggCGCTCCCCACGGACTGCTGCCGTTAGGTAATCGTGCCAGTGGTATCAACAGCAACATGAACGTCAGCAAGACGGTCGGTGCCAACTGGAACCATTACGGGGTGAATACGGGGGAGACGTTGCTGGCCAACTACCAAGCGTACCTGCTCGATGCACGCAACCGCATCGTCCACTGCAAGCAGGCCTGCGACCAGTGGAACAACGTTTACCGTTACCAGAAGCTAAGCAAAGTGTCGCTTCTGTCGGCGTCGCAagggccggccaccgccactagcagcagcaacgggagcaacagcaacggccCCAGCAGTCTCACCCACCCGGACGATGGTGGACTGCGGACACTGAAGGTGCAGCTGATAAAGGCGTTCCTGCAAGAGTTTAACTCGGCATCGGCTGTGCCGAGCGATCACGAGCAGCCGAGCGGCGCAAGTGCAATAATGTTCGGAGAGGGCGGATCGTCTgtcgccaccagcagcagcggcgggaAGCAACTGGACAGCCTACAGTCCATCGGCGAGAGCAGTGGGTACGAaagtttgaacattttttcacaaccgaccggcaacgatcaacagcaacagcagcaggtggcGGCGCTAGTGgacgctcagcagcagcagcaacccccgAAGCGACTGGATTCGTGGAAGATTTCCAACGTTCCGGAAGAGACGATCGGTGATTTGGATTTGTCCGAGGATCTGTTTGCCCAGGGAACAGTTAGTTTAG GTCCCTTTCTCACGGCAATCTGGGGCAAACTGCAAACGTTCACCAGCAACTGCCTGTACGTGAACCTGCATCTGACCGGTCTCATCAGTCACCTGACGCTGTACCCACTACCGTTGCTTCACTCGATTCTACTGCGGCCCGATATCCCCACGACGTCCGACACGCCGTCCTTTCACCAG gtgttgaaaattttaaaGCAACAAATCGACGCCGAACTACCAGACACGGACGAGTCGCTCGAGATCGTCGACGTAGCGCGTTCGTATCTGGTCGACCGCGAGTTCCGGCTAGTCAATATGCGCAAAAACGCGATCGAATCATCGgtcaccggtggtggcggcggtggcgtcggtggtgggcTCGCTGGAATACAGCTACTGAACGGTGGCGGTTCCACGATGACCTCCAGCCTGTCGCAGACGACACCGATGCAGCTAACGCCCAGCTCGTCGTACGATCCGTTCAAGCGGCAGGACAGCAAGCGGAAAAGCATTTCCAATTCATTCTCCAACATCTTTCGGCGACCCGGATCCGTGG CTTCATCGGGTATAGCACAAATAGTTGAATTTTTTACCG GATCGAACAGCAGTAGCAATGGACTGAACCAATCGCCAAATGGAAGATCACACTCTGGGCCAACGGGACCAATGGCGGTCACAAACCAGCAGCCGCCGATTTTGGGAACCAACTCCAGCACCAGTgtccatcaccatcatccagTGACGAGTGGTGGTTTACTAGGCGGTACTAGCAACAATCGACGAGAATTGCGCGAAGCGGAAACCCAATTTATGTCGATCGATACGATGTCACCGGCAAACAGCAGAGTGTCCTCGGTGGCGGTCGAGTCAGGCAGCGAAAGTGCCACCCGGCAGCCTAGTGCCAGTGGCCACGAGCACGGGCTGGCGAACTACAGTGTAGGCAGCGAACGGCAGCTCAACCTAGCGATCGGTGCTGTCCTGCTGGACGAGTGGCTACGCGAGCTGTCGGCCATCACGCAGGAACAGTGCATTATGATGCTCTCGGAACAGGTGCAACAACAAACGCCACGGGCGACCAGTTGA
- the LOC128278550 gene encoding uncharacterized protein LOC128278550 → MVLTVCGQCLTEVKVKAERSVEAVEAWMSGVGLGVARHKTEIMLVSGLRAVQEISIEIDDLVIRSQEAIRYLGVMIDRRLCFKTHVEYVTSSALRALNALSAIMRGAGGLSGSRRRLLASVATSILRYAGPAWAEGLSPGRKMELNRVHRLVGIRVAGAFRTISLAAVSVITGMTPVGILIEEDRERYVGRGVVGARTEAKRS, encoded by the exons ATGGTCCTGACAGTCTGTGGCCAGTGCCTGACGGAGGTGAAAGTTAAGGCGGAGCGGTCGGTCGAGGCGGTGGAAGCGTGGATGTCTGGAGTGGGGCTTGGGGTGGCTCGTCACAAAACCGAGATAATGCTTGTTAGCGGACTGCGGGCCGTCCAGGAGATATCGATTGAGATCGATGACCTGGTGATTCGGTCGCAGGAGGCGATCAGGTATCTCGGAGTGATGATAGACCGCAGGCTCTGCTTCAAGACCCACGTAGAGTACGTCACCAGCTCGGCGCTGCGGGCCCTAAACGCTCTGTCTGCCATCATGCGTGGAGCGGGTGGCCTCAGTGGCTCGAGGAGGAGGCTCCTGGCAAGCGTGGCCACGTCGATACTGCGCTACGCGGGCCCTGCATGGGCAGAGGGACTGTCGCCGGGGCGGAAGATGGAGCTAAACCGCGTCCACCGACTCGTCGGGATAAGGGTTGCGGGGGCCTTTCGAACCATATCCTTGGCGGCCGTCAGTGTGATAACCGGCATGACCCCGGTTGGGATCCTCATCGAAGAGGACAGGGAGCGCTACGTGGGTCGTGGAGTTGTGGGCGCCCGAACGGAGGCAAAAC GTAGCTAA